A genomic window from Candidatus Liberibacter americanus str. Sao Paulo includes:
- a CDS encoding YdaU family protein — protein sequence MNYRPWYKRYPADFLSGVFRLTLEQKGVYSILLDLMYDHGGSIPDDEKYIAGVCGCSTRKWRNIRLCLKKENKIFFKDGYIYNARVEKEIIKAIKATEECSKNGRKGGIKSAQIRIFANKNNTRLF from the coding sequence ATGAACTATCGTCCATGGTATAAACGTTATCCTGCTGATTTTCTTTCTGGTGTCTTTAGATTAACCCTTGAACAGAAAGGAGTATATAGCATTTTATTAGATTTAATGTATGATCACGGAGGTTCAATTCCTGATGATGAAAAATATATTGCTGGTGTTTGCGGCTGCTCAACGAGAAAATGGCGCAATATTAGATTATGTCTAAAAAAGGAAAATAAGATTTTTTTTAAAGATGGCTATATTTATAATGCTAGAGTTGAAAAAGAAATTATAAAAGCGATAAAAGCTACAGAAGAATGTAGTAAAAATGGTAGGAAAGGTGGCATAAAATCTGCTCAAATACGTATTTTTGCTAACAAGAATAATACTAGATTATTCTGA
- a CDS encoding replicative DNA helicase has translation MTEVQLANNQLSGPSAIFISEAAIKSIKTAEKQRMKDGVLNLKWGLKSIDHLTGGVQPSELILIGARPSMGKTTFALSAGLRMAMCGHGVAFFSLEMDREKLGARAISDLLYDRQSRIPYIDIIRGDINQSQQSIFETVCQELQDIPLIIDDRPSASITEIRIRSERISQIFCKSGNNLRAIIIDHLSLIRPSNRYQGNRTYEIGEITAGLKALARELNVAIILLSQLNRSVESRTHRIPRLSDLRDSGSIEQDADTIAFLYRYVYYLAREKGGTSDERFERQDLSAFENKLDFIIAKQRNGPIESIPLFANMPYSVIRDVKK, from the coding sequence ATGACAGAAGTCCAACTTGCAAATAATCAATTAAGCGGACCATCTGCCATTTTTATTTCAGAAGCAGCTATAAAATCAATTAAAACAGCCGAGAAGCAAAGAATGAAGGATGGAGTTTTAAATCTCAAATGGGGACTAAAAAGCATTGACCATTTAACTGGCGGAGTACAACCGAGTGAACTCATATTAATAGGAGCTCGCCCTTCTATGGGCAAGACTACATTTGCACTTTCAGCTGGTTTGAGAATGGCGATGTGCGGACATGGAGTTGCATTTTTCAGTCTTGAAATGGATAGAGAAAAACTAGGAGCAAGAGCAATTTCTGATCTCTTATACGATCGCCAATCGCGTATTCCATATATTGACATTATACGAGGAGATATCAATCAATCACAACAAAGCATATTTGAAACAGTTTGCCAAGAATTACAAGATATTCCCCTAATAATTGATGATCGCCCTTCAGCTAGTATAACAGAAATCCGCATCCGTAGTGAACGCATATCGCAAATTTTTTGCAAATCTGGCAATAATTTACGAGCGATTATTATTGATCATCTAAGTCTTATACGCCCATCTAATCGCTATCAAGGAAATCGTACATATGAGATCGGAGAAATAACAGCAGGGCTCAAAGCGCTGGCACGTGAATTAAATGTAGCCATTATTCTGCTATCACAGCTAAATCGTTCTGTTGAAAGCAGGACGCATAGAATCCCAAGACTATCAGATTTGCGCGATTCTGGCTCTATTGAACAAGATGCGGACACCATAGCTTTTTTATATCGATACGTATACTACCTAGCACGCGAAAAAGGAGGCACATCAGATGAAAGATTTGAAAGACAAGATCTATCTGCATTTGAAAATAAACTAGACTTTATTATAGCAAAGCAACGCAATGGTCCAATTGAATCAATACCATTATTTGCAAACATGCCATATTCCGTTATAAGAGATGTGAAAAAATAA
- a CDS encoding DnaB-like helicase N-terminal domain-containing protein — MKKIEKDFFIEFEQEILGYMLFGGDLKQISIFLKEKHFIDPIHQEMFKAILLAHDRFGKINPLIVKRIMSSDVVDSFESKTNISLSTYLANLLANTSSISTHGVNSARRVIN, encoded by the coding sequence ATGAAAAAAATTGAAAAAGATTTTTTTATTGAATTTGAACAAGAAATACTAGGATATATGTTATTTGGTGGCGATTTAAAACAAATTAGCATATTTTTAAAAGAAAAACATTTCATAGATCCAATACACCAAGAGATGTTTAAAGCTATTTTATTAGCGCATGATAGATTTGGAAAGATAAATCCATTAATTGTAAAACGAATTATGTCATCAGATGTTGTAGATAGTTTTGAAAGTAAGACAAATATATCATTATCTACATATCTTGCAAATTTATTAGCAAACACATCTTCAATTAGTACGCATGGAGTTAACTCTGCACGTCGAGTTATAAATTAA
- a CDS encoding helix-turn-helix domain-containing protein, protein MTRRKKYNSHLSDDILRERMVFVNNFRNMRKEYKITQKGIRDLTGFAQSWISELETGKSTINIDNMIILAHTLKTPLWKLLKP, encoded by the coding sequence ATGACACGGCGTAAAAAATATAATTCTCATTTGTCAGACGATATCTTGCGTGAGAGGATGGTTTTTGTAAATAATTTTCGAAATATGCGAAAAGAATACAAGATTACACAAAAAGGAATAAGAGACCTAACTGGCTTTGCCCAATCATGGATAAGCGAACTAGAGACAGGTAAATCTACTATAAATATAGATAATATGATTATTCTAGCTCATACATTAAAAACACCTTTATGGAAGCTTCTTAAACCATAA
- a CDS encoding terminase large subunit domain-containing protein — MKSSDLLKKNCNFSQILKEKMLILQQLKKRRNFRRLDFYKPYEQQKIFHNAGKIARERLFMAGNQLGKTLAGAAEAAIHLTGSYPEWWQGHRFKCPIIMIAGSISYELTSDGIQRLLLGEPMSLDKHGSGMIPANAIINVTRRASIAGAYNTVTVKHITGGTSIVLFKAYEQGREKWQANTADYVWFDEEPPEDVYFEGLTRINAKQGMVVLTLTPLKGITSIIDHYLSSISNDRQVIRMTLDDSLHYTPQDKIRIINSYPLHERKARIKGEPMLGSGRIFPIIEEDIIVASFNIPSHWLQIGGMDFGWHHPFAAVHMAWNRDSDVIYIVKNYRCREQTPIFHSAALKNWGEWLPWAWPHDGLQHDKGSGEQLASQYRKQGLKILGERATFDDGSSGVEAGLSDMLDRMRSGRWKVFSECQDWLEEFRQYHRCGGRIIKEKDDLICASRYALMMKRFAIQKESSAYWKYIPRQVI; from the coding sequence ATGAAATCATCAGATCTCTTGAAGAAGAATTGCAACTTTTCGCAGATTCTCAAAGAAAAGATGTTGATTCTTCAACAGTTGAAAAAGCGTCGTAACTTTAGGCGTCTTGATTTTTATAAGCCATATGAACAGCAAAAAATATTTCACAATGCTGGTAAAATTGCTAGAGAACGTTTATTTATGGCTGGCAACCAATTGGGAAAAACTTTGGCAGGAGCTGCTGAGGCTGCAATTCACCTTACTGGCTCTTATCCTGAATGGTGGCAAGGGCATCGCTTTAAGTGCCCAATTATTATGATAGCAGGATCTATATCTTATGAATTAACTAGTGATGGTATTCAGCGTCTTTTGTTGGGCGAACCGATGTCTTTGGATAAGCATGGTAGTGGAATGATACCTGCAAATGCAATAATAAATGTTACTCGTCGTGCTAGTATTGCAGGTGCTTATAATACGGTGACAGTTAAACATATAACTGGAGGAACATCTATTGTATTATTTAAAGCTTATGAACAAGGAAGGGAAAAATGGCAGGCCAATACAGCAGATTATGTATGGTTTGATGAAGAACCTCCAGAAGACGTCTATTTTGAAGGATTGACAAGAATTAATGCAAAACAAGGCATGGTTGTTTTAACTTTAACACCATTAAAAGGTATTACCAGTATTATTGATCATTATCTTTCTTCTATATCAAATGATCGTCAAGTTATTAGAATGACCCTTGATGATAGTTTACACTATACACCACAAGATAAAATACGGATTATCAATAGTTATCCATTGCATGAGAGAAAAGCTCGTATAAAAGGAGAGCCTATGCTTGGATCAGGACGAATTTTCCCGATTATAGAAGAAGATATTATCGTTGCTTCTTTTAATATCCCTTCTCATTGGTTACAAATTGGAGGAATGGATTTTGGTTGGCATCATCCTTTTGCGGCAGTGCATATGGCATGGAATCGTGATTCAGATGTTATATATATTGTTAAAAATTATCGATGTAGGGAACAAACACCGATTTTTCACTCTGCAGCATTGAAGAATTGGGGGGAATGGCTTCCTTGGGCTTGGCCACATGATGGTTTGCAACATGATAAGGGTTCGGGAGAACAATTAGCTTCTCAATATCGGAAACAGGGATTAAAAATATTGGGAGAGCGTGCTACCTTTGATGATGGCAGTAGTGGGGTCGAAGCAGGATTATCTGATATGCTAGATAGAATGAGATCTGGGCGTTGGAAAGTATTTTCTGAATGTCAGGATTGGCTCGAGGAATTTCGCCAATATCATCGCTGTGGAGGTCGTATCATTAAAGAAAAAGATGATTTAATTTGTGCTAGCCGTTATGCCTTGATGATGAAGCGTTTTGCTATCCAGAAAGAATCTAGCGCTTATTGGAAATATATTCCCAGACAGGTGATATGA
- a CDS encoding portal protein → MTTDYTKSNFASTITRLISDAEVMLSERQQTYIYAREYYNGIMHDVPSVDGHSSVVSCDLRSAIRKIMPSICRILLSGHKFVEYCPVNQGDEKMATAASDYINNIIFPEGKGVEAVESSIYDALLSGIGILTWRYELKYNCMTSLHTGLDEHSFITLVKDTDVEVLEHTQRNDSDNIIHDVRIKRKYYQGKVYIDAVPPDEFLIHPDATDIDKSPIVGRKLYLTRSELISMGYDREHINQLPIANDVNKRENHWQFHKDNNLQPSLETIEYYELYVTIDYDEDGIAELRRVVMAGGTSYDNILVNEEWDELPFTCLRAIRAPHCFVGESLATSIIEIQRIKTVLLRQTLDNLYWQNQPQTVVQEGSILDPDSVLNPKFGQPIRVSAGMDVRGVLGIHSVPMIADKSFAMLHYLDQEIVDRTGISDQSAGISPEILQNMTATATSLIEQSGIGQVELIIRTLAKGLERLFRGLLRLIIQHQDKVRMVRLRDKWVKFDPRYWNADMDAKVNIGLGSGSRERDIMMMSQLLSIQKEIIMAFGFDNPFVSSSNLYDGIARLAESTGIQNVNEYFTRPNLSSDKSLKNNSYMSEKIQRLQFEQSLDYARLQAEIAIKREKIQAEIDLKKHQIDAESLIKEKLALNKNNINI, encoded by the coding sequence ATGACAACTGATTATACAAAAAGCAATTTTGCTAGTACAATAACGCGTCTTATTTCAGATGCTGAAGTAATGCTATCAGAGAGACAACAAACTTATATATATGCACGAGAATATTATAACGGGATTATGCATGATGTTCCATCTGTTGATGGTCATTCCTCTGTTGTTTCTTGTGATTTGCGTTCTGCAATTCGTAAAATAATGCCATCCATTTGTAGAATACTTTTATCTGGACATAAATTCGTTGAATATTGTCCAGTAAATCAAGGCGATGAAAAAATGGCAACGGCTGCTAGCGATTATATAAATAATATTATTTTCCCAGAAGGAAAAGGGGTTGAAGCTGTTGAAAGTTCTATATATGACGCATTATTATCTGGTATTGGTATTTTAACATGGCGGTATGAACTGAAATATAATTGTATGACAAGCTTACATACTGGACTTGATGAACATTCCTTTATTACTCTTGTCAAAGATACTGATGTTGAAGTACTTGAGCATACACAAAGGAATGATTCTGATAATATAATTCATGACGTGCGTATTAAACGAAAATATTATCAGGGGAAAGTCTATATAGACGCTGTGCCACCAGATGAATTCCTTATTCATCCTGATGCAACTGATATTGATAAAAGTCCTATTGTTGGAAGAAAATTATATCTAACACGCTCAGAGTTAATTTCTATGGGTTATGATCGTGAACATATAAATCAATTACCTATTGCCAATGATGTTAATAAAAGAGAAAATCATTGGCAATTTCATAAAGATAATAATCTTCAGCCTTCTCTTGAAACAATAGAATATTATGAATTATATGTAACCATTGATTATGATGAAGATGGAATTGCAGAATTGCGTCGTGTTGTTATGGCAGGCGGCACAAGTTATGATAATATACTAGTTAATGAAGAATGGGATGAGCTACCTTTTACATGTTTGCGTGCTATTCGTGCTCCTCATTGTTTCGTTGGTGAAAGCTTAGCAACATCTATTATTGAAATTCAAAGAATAAAAACTGTGTTGCTGCGTCAAACTTTAGATAATCTTTATTGGCAAAATCAGCCACAAACAGTTGTCCAAGAAGGATCTATCTTGGATCCAGATAGCGTGTTAAATCCTAAATTTGGTCAGCCAATTCGTGTTTCTGCGGGAATGGATGTGCGTGGAGTATTGGGAATACATAGCGTTCCTATGATTGCCGATAAATCTTTTGCAATGTTGCATTATTTAGATCAGGAAATCGTAGATCGTACAGGCATTTCTGATCAATCTGCCGGAATTTCTCCTGAGATTTTACAAAATATGACCGCTACGGCAACATCTTTAATTGAACAGAGTGGTATAGGACAGGTAGAACTGATTATCAGAACTTTAGCAAAAGGATTAGAAAGGTTATTTCGAGGATTATTGCGCTTGATTATTCAGCATCAAGATAAAGTACGCATGGTAAGATTGCGTGATAAATGGGTCAAATTTGATCCACGATATTGGAATGCTGATATGGATGCTAAAGTCAATATTGGTTTAGGATCTGGAAGTCGTGAACGAGATATTATGATGATGTCACAGCTTCTTTCTATTCAAAAAGAGATTATAATGGCATTTGGTTTTGATAATCCATTTGTATCATCTAGTAATTTATACGATGGTATAGCTCGTCTTGCTGAATCTACGGGGATTCAAAACGTTAATGAATATTTTACAAGACCAAACTTAAGCTCTGATAAATCTTTGAAAAATAATTCTTATATGAGTGAAAAGATTCAACGTTTGCAATTTGAACAATCTCTAGATTATGCCAGATTACAAGCAGAAATAGCTATAAAACGTGAAAAAATACAAGCTGAAATTGATTTGAAAAAACATCAGATAGATGCAGAATCCTTAATCAAAGAAAAATTAGCATTAAATAAAAATAATATAAATATTTGA
- a CDS encoding DUF5309 domain-containing protein translates to MAAVNNTFMSTSSNSNKESLSDVVSRITPEDTPIYSMIKKGVTKSIHPEWIVDELAAPGPNAQLEGDEYSFESIKSPERLGNYTQIMIKSWVLSGTQESVEDAGNLLKHKEQKLKKALEIRKDVEFALVSSQASEKASPRKLASLSTWIKTNVSRGKEGSSGGYDYTTGMTKAAKDGEQRAFTKQLLDDVMQAGYQNGANFRHIVVSPYVKSEFVRFMSDSNVASFRYAVSGNEGNNTIVATADIYDGPFGKVMVHPNRIMANKAETARNAFLIDADMLEFLWLRKIQEDKNISKTGYSNKGILIGEGTLKVKNEKAIGVVADLFGLSKTT, encoded by the coding sequence ATGGCTGCAGTTAACAATACATTTATGAGTACATCATCTAACTCTAATAAAGAATCGCTTTCAGATGTTGTATCACGAATTACTCCTGAAGACACTCCTATCTATTCTATGATTAAAAAAGGTGTAACAAAATCTATTCATCCAGAGTGGATTGTTGATGAATTAGCCGCTCCTGGACCCAATGCTCAGTTGGAAGGGGATGAATATAGCTTTGAATCAATAAAATCTCCTGAAAGATTAGGGAATTATACACAAATTATGATTAAAAGTTGGGTATTATCTGGTACTCAAGAATCAGTTGAAGATGCGGGAAATTTATTAAAGCACAAAGAGCAAAAGCTTAAAAAAGCTCTTGAAATTCGTAAAGATGTTGAATTTGCTCTTGTGAGTTCACAAGCATCGGAAAAGGCATCCCCGCGTAAACTTGCTTCTTTGAGTACTTGGATTAAAACAAATGTAAGTAGAGGTAAAGAAGGAAGTTCAGGAGGTTATGATTATACGACTGGGATGACTAAAGCTGCAAAAGACGGGGAACAAAGAGCTTTTACAAAGCAACTTCTTGATGATGTGATGCAAGCTGGTTATCAGAATGGTGCTAACTTTCGTCATATTGTTGTTTCTCCATACGTTAAAAGTGAATTTGTTAGGTTTATGTCGGACTCAAATGTAGCATCCTTTAGATATGCTGTATCTGGTAATGAGGGAAATAATACTATTGTTGCAACAGCTGATATTTATGATGGACCATTTGGAAAAGTTATGGTCCATCCTAATCGTATTATGGCCAATAAAGCTGAGACCGCTAGAAATGCCTTTCTTATTGATGCTGATATGTTAGAATTTTTATGGTTGCGTAAAATTCAAGAAGATAAAAATATTTCAAAGACTGGCTATTCAAATAAAGGAATACTTATCGGAGAGGGAACCTTAAAAGTAAAAAATGAAAAAGCAATAGGGGTTGTTGCAGATCTCTTTGGACTATCGAAAACAACTTAA
- a CDS encoding phage adaptor protein, with protein sequence MAKDYASLLIDASHYAEKNGFTFLFKDFLHNVEVKINRELRLREMEKKVVLSLVDGSVTLPDDYIEIRYLHDARGNKLDHLPLSISLKKNTGYIITADSICVLPAVSEDVCLYYYGCIPPLTEEIPVNWLLHRAPDIYIYGLVEEIALWEQKLDKASTASALFQNVIKQLQKKDMSMRWSDRNISRSGLTP encoded by the coding sequence ATGGCAAAGGATTATGCTTCTTTATTAATTGATGCAAGTCATTATGCTGAAAAAAACGGATTCACTTTTTTGTTTAAAGATTTCCTTCATAATGTTGAAGTAAAAATTAATCGTGAATTGCGTTTGCGAGAAATGGAAAAAAAGGTTGTACTTTCGCTTGTTGATGGATCTGTGACATTGCCAGATGATTATATTGAAATTCGTTATTTACATGATGCTCGTGGAAATAAATTAGATCATCTTCCTTTAAGTATTTCTTTGAAAAAAAATACCGGATATATCATAACAGCTGATTCAATTTGCGTTTTGCCGGCAGTTTCTGAGGATGTTTGTCTTTATTATTATGGATGTATTCCACCGCTGACAGAAGAAATCCCTGTAAATTGGTTGCTTCACAGAGCTCCAGATATTTATATTTATGGCTTGGTTGAAGAAATAGCTTTATGGGAGCAAAAGCTTGATAAGGCATCTACAGCTAGTGCATTATTCCAAAACGTTATAAAACAATTGCAGAAAAAAGATATGAGTATGCGTTGGTCTGACAGAAATATAAGTCGTTCTGGATTAACTCCATGA